A section of the Streptomyces agglomeratus genome encodes:
- a CDS encoding IS481 family transposase, whose translation MPHRNAPLTETGRLRLARCVVEDGWPLRRAAERFQVSPTTAQRWADRYRTHGEAGMRDLSSRPHTSPRRTPTRTERRIIKVRILRRWGPARIAGLLHLVPSTVHRVLTRYGLARLTHLDRATGRVIRRYERERPGELVHVDIKKLGNIPNGGGHKVLGRQEGRSKRRGAGYSYIHTAVDDHSRLAYSEILTDERKETATAFWTRAHAFFTQAGITVERVLTDNGSCYRSRDWRNVLAEAGITHKRTRPYRPQTNGKVERLNRTLLDEWAYARPYRSEQERRDVFPEWLHTYNHHRGHTALKGQPPASRVPNLTGQYT comes from the coding sequence GTGCCCCACCGTAATGCACCCCTGACCGAGACCGGCCGTCTGCGTCTTGCCCGTTGCGTGGTCGAGGACGGCTGGCCCCTGCGCCGGGCCGCCGAACGCTTCCAGGTCTCACCGACCACGGCCCAGCGCTGGGCCGACCGCTACCGCACACACGGCGAGGCCGGCATGAGGGATCTGTCCTCCCGCCCGCACACGAGCCCGCGCCGCACCCCGACCCGCACCGAACGGCGGATCATCAAGGTCCGCATCCTGCGCCGCTGGGGACCGGCCCGCATCGCAGGCCTGCTGCACCTGGTGCCCTCGACCGTGCACCGCGTCCTGACCCGCTACGGCCTGGCCCGCCTCACCCACCTGGACCGGGCCACCGGCCGCGTCATACGCCGCTACGAACGCGAGCGGCCCGGCGAACTGGTCCACGTCGACATCAAGAAACTCGGCAACATCCCCAACGGCGGCGGCCACAAGGTTCTCGGCAGACAAGAAGGCCGCAGCAAACGGCGCGGGGCCGGCTACAGCTATATCCACACGGCCGTCGACGACCACTCCCGCCTGGCCTACAGCGAGATCCTCACCGACGAGAGGAAGGAGACCGCCACAGCCTTCTGGACCCGTGCCCACGCGTTCTTCACCCAAGCCGGAATCACCGTGGAGCGGGTCCTGACCGACAACGGCTCCTGCTACCGCTCACGAGACTGGCGCAACGTCCTCGCCGAGGCCGGGATCACCCACAAGCGCACCCGCCCCTACCGGCCCCAGACGAACGGCAAGGTCGAACGCCTGAACCGGACCCTGCTCGACGAATGGGCCTACGCCCGCCCCTACCGCTCCGAGCAGGAACGACGCGACGTCTTCCCCGAGTGGCTGCACACCTACAATCACCACCGCGGACACACCGCGCTGAAGGGCCAACCCCCCGCCAGCCGCGTCCCCAACCTCACAGGGCAATACACCTAG
- a CDS encoding NUDIX hydrolase, translated as MQWKIHGERPIYENPWVNLWLTDVETPDGHRWEHHVVKLRHLAVAAVLNDRQEVLMMWRHRFITDAWAWELPMGLVEAEETPGEAAAREVLEETGWRPGPMKPLIYAEPANGITDSQHHLFRADGATYDGPPTEKNESDRVEWIPLENIRGMIDRREIVSSGSLVGLLYVLMDEGVR; from the coding sequence ATGCAGTGGAAGATCCACGGGGAACGTCCGATCTACGAGAACCCATGGGTGAACCTGTGGCTCACCGATGTGGAGACGCCAGACGGGCACCGCTGGGAACACCACGTCGTCAAGCTCCGCCACTTGGCCGTGGCCGCCGTGCTCAACGACCGCCAAGAGGTCCTGATGATGTGGCGCCACCGCTTCATCACGGACGCGTGGGCTTGGGAGCTACCCATGGGCCTGGTGGAAGCGGAGGAGACCCCCGGCGAGGCTGCCGCTCGTGAAGTCCTCGAAGAAACCGGCTGGCGGCCGGGCCCGATGAAGCCGCTGATCTACGCCGAACCGGCGAACGGCATCACGGACTCCCAGCACCACCTGTTCCGCGCGGACGGTGCGACGTACGATGGGCCGCCGACCGAGAAGAACGAGTCGGATCGCGTCGAGTGGATCCCGCTGGAGAACATCCGGGGCATGATCGACCGCCGCGAGATCGTCAGCAGCGGCTCCCTGGTCGGCCTCCTCTACGTCCTGATGGACGAAGGGGTTCGCTGA
- a CDS encoding IS3 family transposase (programmed frameshift) — protein sequence MAMKDYSDEFKADAVALYESTPGAIYKSIAADLGVNRATLREWVLRDRERRGITAAAAKPGAQPREAVPSADPNERVRQLEARVAELEASERKLATERDILRKAAKYFRRDELVMSRFQFVDDHRNTYEVKRLCQVLDVNRSSYYKWLAGAEARATRQREDRVLAEEIREVHGASGGAYGSPRVTAELREKGRRVNEKRIARIMRTFSITGIRLRRRVRTTVPDPATSPVPDLFQRDFTATEPGLKYMGDITYLPLKNGEFLYLATVLDCFSRKVVGWSIADHMRTGLVADALRMAASTRGGLDGAVFHSDHGAQDGSRAFAGLCDQFGVTRSMGAVGTSADNAACESFHASLKRETLQGTHDYGDADTCRRTVFAWLTRYNTRRRHSANGHLSPNEYERRHHTAKLTLAA from the exons ATGGCGATGAAGGACTATTCGGACGAGTTCAAGGCCGATGCCGTGGCCCTGTACGAGTCCACACCCGGGGCGATCTACAAGAGCATCGCCGCTGACCTGGGCGTCAACCGGGCGACCCTGCGTGAGTGGGTACTGCGGGACCGCGAACGCCGTGGCATCACCGCCGCGGCTGCGAAGCCGGGCGCCCAGCCTCGGGAGGCGGTGCCGTCCGCTGATCCGAACGAGCGGGTGCGGCAGTTGGAGGCCCGGGTGGCCGAGCTCGAGGCAAGTGAGCGCAAGCTCGCCACCGAGCGGGACATCCTCCGCAAGGCGGCCAAGTATTTC CGGAGAGACGAACTGGTGATGAGCCGCTTCCAGTTCGTTGACGACCATCGCAACACCTACGAGGTGAAGCGGCTCTGCCAGGTCCTGGACGTGAACCGGTCCAGCTACTACAAATGGCTCGCCGGCGCCGAGGCCCGGGCCACCCGGCAGCGGGAGGACCGGGTCCTGGCCGAGGAGATCCGCGAGGTCCACGGCGCATCCGGCGGCGCCTACGGCTCCCCGCGCGTGACCGCCGAGCTCCGCGAGAAAGGACGGCGGGTCAACGAAAAGCGGATCGCCCGGATCATGCGGACGTTCTCCATCACCGGCATCCGCCTGCGCAGACGCGTGCGCACCACCGTCCCGGACCCGGCCACCTCACCGGTCCCGGACCTGTTCCAGCGGGACTTCACCGCCACCGAACCCGGCCTGAAATACATGGGCGACATCACCTATCTCCCCCTGAAAAACGGGGAGTTCCTCTATCTCGCGACCGTGCTGGACTGCTTCAGCCGCAAGGTCGTCGGCTGGTCCATCGCCGACCACATGCGCACCGGCCTGGTCGCCGACGCACTGCGGATGGCGGCCTCGACCCGAGGCGGCCTGGACGGTGCCGTGTTCCACTCCGACCACGGGGCCCAAGACGGCTCCCGGGCCTTCGCCGGCCTCTGCGACCAGTTCGGAGTGACCCGATCGATGGGCGCGGTCGGCACCAGCGCCGACAACGCGGCCTGCGAAAGCTTCCACGCCTCCCTGAAACGCGAGACCCTCCAGGGCACCCACGACTACGGTGACGCCGACACCTGCCGCAGAACCGTCTTCGCCTGGCTGACCCGCTACAACACCCGCCGCCGGCACTCCGCCAACGGCCACCTCAGCCCCAACGAATACGAACGCCGACACCACACCGCTAAACTCACGCTCGCCGCGTGA